A window of the Pseudoliparis swirei isolate HS2019 ecotype Mariana Trench chromosome 13, NWPU_hadal_v1, whole genome shotgun sequence genome harbors these coding sequences:
- the LOC130203241 gene encoding guanine nucleotide-binding protein subunit alpha-13-like: MADFLPTSSMLKVCLPVCLLNSGEVEQLRKSKEIDRCISREKTYVKRLVKILLLGAGESGKSTFLKQMRIIHGQDFDLQDREDFRATIYSNVIKGIRVLVDAREKLHIPWGDPDNQSHGDSLMAIDTRSPKMARGRLETSSFLRYLSAVRALWDDSGIQNAYDRRREFQLGESVKYFLDNLDKLGEPDYVPSQQDILLARKPTKGIHEYDFEIKNVPFKMVDVGGQRSERRRWFECFDSVTSILFLVSSSEYDQVLMEDRQTNRLRESLDIFETIVNNRVFVNVSIILFLNKTDLLEEKVKSVPLKDYFAEYEGQEHNLLDIQAFMVECFRAKRRDATQKPLYHHFTTAINTENIRLVFRDVKDTILHDNLKQLMLQ, from the exons ATGGCGGATTTCCTGCCGACCAGTTCCATGTTAAAAGTGTGTCTGCCCGTCTGCCTGCTGAACAGCGGGGAGGTGGAACAGCTCCGAAAGTCCAAGGAGATCGACCGATGTATCTCACGGGAGAAAACGTACGTGAAGCGGCTGGTGAAGATCCTGTTGCTCGGCGCGGGCGAGAGCGGCAAGTCGACTTTCCTCAAACAAATGCGGATCATCCACGGCCAGGACTTCGACCTGCAGGACCGAGAGGACTTCCGAGCCACGATCTACAGCAATGTTATCAAAG GTATCCgcgtgttggtggatgcccggGAGAAGCTGCACATTCCATGGGGTGACCCGGACAACCAGAGCCACGGCGACAGCCTGATGGCGATCGACACCCGGTCGCCTAAGATGGCCAGGGGGCGGCTGGAGACGTCCAGCTTCCTGCGCTACCTGTCCGCCGTCAGAGCTCTGTGGGACGACTCGGGCATACAGAATGCGTACGATCGTCGCAGGGAGTTTCAGCTG GGGGAGTCGGTGAAGTATTTCTTGGATAATCTGGATAAGCTTGGCGAGCCG GACTACGTCCCCTCTCAGCAGGACATCCTGCTGGCTCGCAAACCCACCAAGGGCATCCACGAGTACGACTTTGAGATCAAGAACGTTCCCTTCAAGATGGTGGACGTGGGTGGCCAGCGGTCGGAGCGGAGGCGCTGGTTCGAGTGCTTCGACTCGGTCacctccatcctcttcctcgtctcctcctccgaaTACGACCAG GTGCTGATGGAGGACAGGCAGACCAACCGGCTGCGCGAATCGCTCGACATCTTCGAGACCATCGTCAACAACCGCGTCTTCGTCAACGTTtccatcatcctcttcctcaacaagacggacctgctggaggagaaggtgaagagCGTTCCGCTCAAGGACTACTTTGCCGAGTACGAAGGGCAGGAGCACAACCTGCTGGACATCCAGGCGTTCATGGTGGAGTGCTTCCGGGCCAAGAGGCGCGACGCCACCCAGAAGCCCCTGTACCACCACTTCACCACGGCCATCAACACGGAGAACATCAGGCTGGTGTTCCGGGACGTCAAGGACACCATCCTCCACGACAACCTCAAACAGCTCATGCTCCAATGA
- the LOC130203240 gene encoding regulator of G-protein signaling 9-like codes for MTIGNTLRDHGQRYRPRMACLKKAEKLLLEMQDPKTGVKSQPQRLVITTIPHAITGEDIIAWLADRFQVDTREARSFASMLVALGYIYPLQDHKRLVIKPDASLYRFQTPYFWPTQQWPVEDTDYAIYLAKRNIRKRGILELHEQEHYNRLHKWMNHKWDFVVMQAKEQYRAAKERKKPDRVVFECQERAYWVVHRPPPVTVSAMDYGLDRLIDPNAGETKTLDFFERIIIFTQQAIMRPRVKSSVSISALVKYCSTYKSHDPFLSSCLPSNPWLTDDSTYWTLNMPNVEIPTKMRVERWTFSFAELLSDPRGRDDFRLFLKKEFSGENLAFWEGCEDLKWGEAASMKEKAEHIYKTFLARGAPRWINIDGKTMEVTVKGLKHTHRYVLDPAQTHTYMLMKKDSYGRYQKSPVFKDTVKKAICPEEHRYSEVQLQQNSKKRRPNLSPIILRQMEQEQRAKMAANVDITQVMSKLSKQGKEAPPPPRPPAQK; via the exons ATGACTATCGGAAACACTCTCCGCGATCATGGACAGAGGTATCGACCACGCATGGCTTGTCTCAAGAAG GCAGAGAAGCTACTGCTGGAGATGCAGGACCCCAAAACAGGAGTTAAGTCACAGCCTCAGAGACTGGTTATAACAACAATACCACACGCTATTACTg GTGAAGACATAATTGCCTGGTTAGCGGACAGATTCCAAGTAGACACACGAG AGGCGAGGAGTTTTGCCTCCATGCTGGTGGCGTTAGGCTACATCTACCCTCTCCAAGACCACAAGCGCTTAGTGATCAAACCAGATGCATCGCTCTATCGCTTCCAG ACGCCGTACTTCTGGCCCACGCAGCAGTGGCCTGTTGAGGATACAGATTATG CAATCTACCTGGCGAAGAGAAACATACGCAAGAGAGGAATCCTGGAGCTGCACGAGCAG GAGCACTACAATCGTCTCCACAAGTGGATGAATCACAAATGGGATTTCGTCGTGATGCAAGCTAAAGAGCAGTACAG GGCCgcgaaggagaggaagaaaccgGATCGCGTGGTGTTTGAGTGCCAGGAGAGAGCCTACTGGGTGGTTCACAGACCCCcg ccAGTGACAGTGAGCGCCATGGACTATGGACTGGATCGACTCATAGATCCAAACGCAGGCGAG ACCAAAACACTCGACTTCTTCGAGAGAATC ATCATCTTCACCCAGCAGGCCATCATGAGGCCCAGAGTGAAGTCATCGGTGTCCATCAGCGC ATTGGTGAAGTACTGCTCCACCTATAAAAGCCACGACCCTTTCCTCTCCAGTTGTCTGCCCAGCAACCCGTGGCTCACGGATGACTCTACGTACTGGACCTTGAACATGCCCAA TGTGGAAATACCAACTAAGATGCGCGTGGAGAGGTGGACGTTCAGCTTCGCTGAGCTGCTCTCGGACCCTCGAGGACGAGACGACTTCAGACTCTTCCTGAAGAAAGAATTCAGCG GTGAGAACTTGGCATTCTGGGAGGGCTGCGAAGATCTGAAGTGGGGCGAAGCAGCGTCGATGAAAGAGAAAGCAGAGCACATCTACAA GACATTCCTGGCACGCGGCGCACCGCGGTGGATCAACATCGACGGAAAGACGATGGAGGTCACGGTGAAgggcctgaaacacacacacagatacgtgCTGGACCCGGCCCAGACTCACACCTACATGCTCATGAAGAAG GACTCGTACGGCCGGTACCAGAAGTCTCCAGTGTTTAAGGATACGGTGAAGAAGGCCATCTGTCCTGAAGAGCACCGTTACAG TGAGGTCCAGTTGCAGCAGAATTCAAAGAAGAGACGGCCGAATCTCAGCCCCATCATCCTCCGGCAGATGGAGCAGGAACAGCGGgccaagatggccgccaatGTTGACATCACACAGGTCATGAGCAAACTCAGCAAGCAGGGCAAGGAggcgcccccccctcctcgtcctcccgctcagaaataa
- the si:dkey-21c1.4 gene encoding LOW QUALITY PROTEIN: uncharacterized protein C17orf80 homolog (The sequence of the model RefSeq protein was modified relative to this genomic sequence to represent the inferred CDS: inserted 1 base in 1 codon), producing MSSEACPFCGKTYKRLTSHLPHCKAAAASSRTPPTKRDVAAIQTSTSSRPVAASCEPAAKSTRTLPATLSPQSKKSRKKSAVSSAATQPASLAPLTKKRTADVPSSITGSLASAPSPPLSPAPPKPKKQSLRALIEAAKSEPVSKGSLAGSGSASSDPPSGSAPFVADPLRSRATAETGTHRDRDSGEDDALLAFLATDPKRKDASXKASKTKKAAQSLPPTTDAPRSLDAQVRESSARAQVRENFRAEDDEQVEDLSVNNLHSSGSGRQARVTLQDVKAALGRANVARQPGRPSLLNQIETADEIGSVPLSTGRLVPTQTVSDQLPCSGLQHAELRSVTRNTLMSRQGSLIPRHHPELTSPAAPPPSGQLSSQVSKATPPLRPVAANEGLEVTGLLPISPSRPAFSSPLPAARLETRTAGDGWTSQLEARKLNAADKGATGALTQRSLGQVRLRELPEWLVSKTPRRPGEVVGMVQRGWQWYYKRYIDVKKGGAGGLVMLLAGYCVLGYIWKYPHLKRDRWRKYH from the exons ATGAGCTCTG AGGCGTGCccattctgtgggaagacgtacAAACGGTTGACGAGTCACCTGCCGCATTGCAAGGCAGCGGCAGCGAGCTCCAGAACACCTCCGACAAAACGGGATGTCGCGGCGATTCAGACGTCGACGTCTTCTCGGCCGGTCGCGGCCTCGTGCGAACCGGCAGCAAAGTCCACGCGGACACTGCCGGCGACGTTAAGTCCACAATCGAAGAAGAGTCGCAAGAAGTCTGCGGTATCGTCGGCAGCGACACAGCCGGCATCCCTCGCACCGTTAACGAAGAAGAGGACCGCCGACGTACCCTCCTCGATCACCGGTTCCCTCGCATCCGCCCCATCGCCACCTCtgtcccccgcccccccgaagCCCAAAAAGCAGAGTCTCCGTGCTTTGATAGAAGCTGCGAAGTCTGAACCGGTTTCTAAGGGATCACTGGCGGGATCTGGATCTGCCTCAAGCGACCCGCCTTCAGGTTCGGCTCCGTTTGTGGCAGATCCTCTTCGGTCCAGAGCCACAGCTGAGACGGGCACCCACAGGGATCGAGACTCGGGAGAAGATGACGCCCTCCTTGCCTTTCTGGCCACGGACCCCAAACGCAAAGACGCTT AAAAGGCGTCAAAGACGAAGAAGGCCGCACAGTCGCTTCCCCCAACCACAGATGCCCCTCGCTCGCTGGACGCCCAAGTCCGTGAGAGTAGCGCACGAGCCCAAGTGAGAGAAAACTTCCGGGCGGAGGACGACGAGCAAGTTGAGGATTTATCCGTGAATAATCTGCACTCGTCGGGAAGCGGGCGCCAGGCCCGGGTTACCCTCCAGGATGTGAAAGCCGCGTTGGGCCGAGCTAACGTCGCCCGGCAGCCCGGCAGGCCGAGCCTCCTGAACCAGATTGAAACCGCCGACGAGATCGGCTCAGTTCCTCTCTCAACGGGGCGCCTGGTACCAACTCAAACGGTGTCAGACCAGCTGCCCTGCTCCGGTTTACAACACGCGGAGCTACGATCGGTCACGAGGAACACTTTGATGTCCAGACAAGGGTCCCTAATCCCCCGGCACCATCCCGAACTCACCTCCCCGgcagctccgcccccctctgGCCAGCTCTCGTCTCAGGTGAGCAAAGCCACGCCTCCTCTACGTCCCGTCGCCGCGAACGAGGGGCTCGAGGTGACGGGACTCCTCCCGATATCGCCATCGCGACCAGCGTTCTCCAGCCCTCTGCCGGCAGCGAGGCTGGAGACGCGGACAGCTGGTGACGGCTGGACGTCGCAGCTCGAGGCCAGGAAACTAAacgctgctgacaaaggagcgaCGG GTGCTCTGACACAGAGGAGTCTtggacaggtgagactgagggAGTTGCCCGAGTGGCTGGTCAGCAAAACCCCCCGCCGCCCAGGAGAGGTGGTGGGAATGGTGCAAagag GCTGGCAGTGGTATTACAAGAGGTATATCGATGTGAAGAAAGGTGGTGCAGGTGGGCTGGTCATGCTGTTAGCAGGGTACTGTGTGCTCGGCTACATCTGGAAGTACCCTCATCTGA agcGTGATCGCTGGAGGAAGTACCACTGA
- the LOC130203242 gene encoding regulator of G-protein signaling 9-like — MALSLRRLLRRGCTLASMFASLSPKCHSAAGTSGRIQPIGPDRPSQAPLRRIGNFFQIKVDIPPECRIYPIESEDEDEDSRAASRGGVGAKEIICPWESLTPHNGTG, encoded by the exons ATGGCTCTGTCTCTGCGTCGTCTGCTGAGGCGCGGCTGCACCCTCGCCTCCATGTTCGCCAGCTTGTCGCCCAAATGCCACTCGGCTGCCGGGACAAGCGGCCGCATTCAGCCCATCGGCCCGGATCGACCCAGTCAGGCTCCGCTCAGACGGATTGGCAA TTTCTTCCAGATTAAAGTGGATATTCCTCCAGAGTGCCGAATCTACCCCATAGAGtccgaggacgaggacgaggacagCAGGGCGGCCTCTCGTGGAGGAGTGGGAGCCAAAGAGATCATCTGTCCCTGGGAGAGTCTCACTCCTCACAACGGGACGGGCTAG